cacctctcgggtctcctaagtgtgaaggtatggcacggggagagggcaccgaatacctaaaTTTACACTTAGATtgttttgcgtccgcctcgggatttgaaccggcgacctctggattgtgagtccagtgcgcggtccgattgatatACTCAGGcaagagagcacacgggcatCAAATAGTCAACTCTCGAacgtatttttctaaaaatagtccATAACAAAATAAGAACACAAAAGTAAACATTATTGTCTTTCAAAACTCAGATCAACTCTTTTTGAATGGTACTGATAGCTAACATCTCAGTACCAGAGAAATAAACTGATTAAACTTTCAGCGCTTCTCAAAAAGTTGCATTCTTATCAAAACATGCAGCAAAACCCCCGAAACTCGCTCGTACGGAATGTGTGTAAACATTTTATCTTTGAACTTTAACGACCTGTTTTCCACGAGCGTAAACTTTTCCCACGCGATTGCAAGGGGCACAAATTAGCACGCAGAGCAACAAAAGTCAAACACAAGCAAAGTACACGTGAATAAAATTTGCTCTTCGCTTCTCTAACATCCTCACGGGGTGATTTTCCCCTTCGATACCATTGGGATTGATTTTGAGTTCGACTCGACTTGGATGCTGATGCCGTTTATACTTCAGCGCTACAAGATGTGTGTACTTTGCGTTAAATCCCTTAAGAAAATGGTCTGCATTAAATACGTGAATGTGCTTTGCGTCGTACACTCAGTTTCATGGAAGTTGGAGATTATTTGCTTTTGTGCAGAAATGAGGCATGAGGAAAGAACAGCTGGTTGTGTTTCGTTGTGTCCTGTAAGAAACGGACACCCAGAAGCTCTTCCAATACAATCCGATAAAAAATACCAAGAGCCTCCATTGAACGTCCTTTTCTAAGAATGAATCCTTGGAGGCGTTTGCTTTCATAGaatgattccatagcatttatactcttttcaagttttcatgCAACGGACTGTGCGACGCTGATGTGGGTTATTCAATACATCTGCCTTTCTTTACTCCTTTGACAGATTCGAAGCACGCCGATGTGGCCACACGGCGAAAGCCAACGGAATCGTGGGTGGTGCGGCGGAGAGACAAACCAAATAAATCATCCTCGAAAAAGTTCGTGGAAACAGACTGGGTCGAAGATTCGCAACAGTACGGAAAATCGAAGAAATCAATCTACGATAAGAAATATTTCGATTATCTGCCTGCGGAGCTAAAAGACTCTCCCGAGACTTCCGCCGACGTGCCTTTATCGAAACGAACCAATAGCAGGAGAATTCGACGCGGTGCCGAATCCACCGAAGACGCAGATGAATCGCGACGCTCCAAGAGGCACGGTATGTGTGTGTACGTGTTTGTGCGTAACATTTAATATCGAACAATTTTGctgcttttttttattcccaTAAATCATGCCAACGTTCTGTATTGAAAGGCTGGTACGTTCAACCAGTGGCGTCCTACTCTTACACGGTGCCCCAGATGGTATATTCCGTCGGTAGCTGGCCGCCAGTGGTGTCTCAGCAGTACCCAACGGTCTACCAGCAGCAGCCGAGCTTGCCGTTTGGACCTACGTACGGGAACAGAGGTCCGTTTACTACGCCGGCCACCGTAGATCGGACATATCTTCCTCCCACCACCACCAGAAGACCCAACTCTACGCCACCGGATCGGACCTATCTGCCCGTTCCGACCCCGTCTCCGAACGGTGAAGGTCCAGTTGATGGTGGCCTCGGTAATCGCTTCAACTTTGAGAACAATCCAGACCGGTTCGTTTTCGATGTCGTGTATGACAATAACAGAGTAAACTATAATTTGAGTGAGTATTTTAAACGTGGgtcgaaatttaattttaattgattcTTCTTCGTTTTCAGTGCCACGGCCTCAGCAAGGTAAGCAAtattaaaagcgtttttttgttttgttcttggAACACAAACAGTCATAACCCTTTGAATTTTAATTGGCGATTAATTTGATATAAAATaggcattttttgataaaacgtatAGGTGATTTAATATCACGACATACATTCAAAAAGAACTAAACAATTTGGCAATTATCATTCATATTTCATGTAggccagcaacaaaaaaaaatgtggttgtACTAAATTGTATCAACTGCTTTTTGGAACAAAGTCTTGTTTTATATCCATCACATATGtattgatggagacgcatggcgtttaaaaactgaaaaagacGGAAATGCACTGcgatgggtttttttttaaataaatgacaAGCTTATACCTGGCGGCCCATAAAATCTTAAGGTTGCGGCCGATGCTTCATTACTttgaaatgattctaaacgttACTCACCCAAATTTCGTTTCATTTCCTAACTCACGACCACCATTGATCGTGTTTGACTCGCAagttaatttaaagtttcaatcCAATGcataattgataaaaatcagTTCCAACCAACTCCGAAGGCCATCCCATTAAGGGTGAAACACCAAAATGAACCGTTGGGTAAAAATAGAAACATCTGTAACAGATTGAACTTGATGTGGGTTCAGTTTATAACTTATTTGTGTTTTCGATCACAACGAGCAGACCCCGCCACATGATGCCTATTTCGTTTGCCAGTTTTGCCTAATAACGACAAtgttgtgtgtgtatgtttgtgcattgttgttgttttttcctTTAGGACGAATTCCCCCGACAACCAGGCGTCCACAGGCATCGTTCCGGCCGGAAACTGCCACGGTTGGAGATCCCGGACGAACCACGACCACTCCACGGCCGTCGATTCAGCACAACAGCGATGACGACTACGATTGGTCCAGTCTCGGCCTTGACTCTGACAGTAAGTAGTCGAGTGTCAAGTGTGTGCACCATGTGCGTTTCAAGGTGGCCCTATTTTGCTGGGAGCATCGCCTCTCTTTTATTTATAAAGCAACGTAAACTTACTTgattgtgtttctttttttgtgtttttttttttgtagttggaAATAGACTAGGTAAATGGCAATAGCTTGCACTTGCTTCTTGTTGACGCATGGCATGTATTATTTTTGGATAAGCTGCACCGTATTCGATAAATATGCACGCAGAATAGTTCGTACAACGACACACGGCCAGCCTGTAGAATGTGGAGAACCTCTTCATTTGTAATGTGAAATGATTTGTTTGTGGTTAGCGTGTAACTAAGTCATTGATGTAgcacatcaacaaaaaaatgcacGTTCAATTCGTAGTAGGCTATGAAAGCATCAATGATGGTCGTTACACTTTTAAATGTTTCTACCCAGGTGGATCTATAGTGCAAACTCGCCTTGTCGCTAAATCGATTCACCTGAGGTTCACCCATGATTTCATCGAAATTCGATATTTTCCCAGGAGCCGGTGGAGATGACTCGAACAATGACGTTTCTGGCTCTGGCACCGGAAATCAGAACCGGAAGAAACCCTCCAAGTGCACGTGGGCAATTGCCAACTGTTGCAGTCACAATTCGGACCGAATTCGTTACTACTGCTTCGAGCAAAATCAGTGCTACGGTGCATTCTGGGGTGAAAATGTCTGCCGCAGGTACTTCCAGGCAGCGTTGAAGGAAATTGAAACCTACTACGACATTTGATCCGGACAAACATTGGGTTTGTACATTTGAAGTTCTTAACGAGCGGATACTCCCAATATCTTAGTGGGGATGAGGAAAACATATATttattagggtggttcgaattTGACTATTCACATTCTATTGTAAAGCTGAACTGTATGGGTATAATGATTCTAAATCATTCTAACATTAGCTAGATGGGATAAAAACTCGAGCAGCCCAAGCTGAATACGTTTTCCATGCGATTTTGTATAGGGAGCATGTtggcagttttttttcaattcatgtcAACATCATAAGCCGGCTTCTGGCAATTCATTTGGAGTAGGTACTTAATATCGATATTTTTATGAAGCTCTCCGTAACGAACACGAAAATGGCTTAGGCTGCTCTAGCTTTCGTAAAATTGTGCTCATATTTCAGATTTTGGATTAGTACACCTTAGAAATTCAGCTCTGCAACGGAAGGCGATGAGTTAAATTTGAACTTccctaatatttatttttgtacatCAAGAAGCagtgcatgtttttttcgcagtATATTCAGatgtcaataaaaaatactatCGAAAATTTGAGTGCTAGAAATCTTATTGTCCTTTgttaagcaactttttttttcattttgaactaTCTATAATTTGTAAATATATATTAATTAATCTTGCCCCACATGGTTCTACATAATAAAAAGATTCATGCGATCAAATTTTCTACAAACGGCAACTTTTTGTTTCTTTGATGACTCCTTTCCTTATCTGTAATTCTCAACTATTGCTggattgaataaaattaaaatgatcgTACCATTAAATTATCGTGAGTGATCTAACATGTCCTGGATTAATAAATACTGATTCTGCTCATAACTGAGAAAGAGGCCTAAATTACCTCaagaaacaatattcagcttatgGTGCAAAATTCTGGGTAGCATAATTTTCACGAAACAATGTTCACCGTCAAACTAACATTAAACATAACATTAAAAATTCCGTTCCGTCCTCATCAACAACTCCCATTAAGGCACTTCCAATCAATCAGGTGTATTGCCTATCAAACTTTTCCAATTCAACTTGTCCTGACGGTACCGCTGCGGAACAACGATATTTGTCAATCTAGGTCAATCATCCGTAAGCTGCTTCCCATCAGGCTAAATCGATCTTACCGAGATGGACGGCATCCTCTCTTGTTACTTGTTTTTATCAGCCTTACGCTCAATCATATTATGAATAACTTTCAACCGCAGATGCTCCATCATAGATAGATATAGCAAAATACGCGTTGTCTTCTCCTGCGCTTTTCGTTTAGTAGTTGTCCCCGACAACTATCTTTGGTCGCATTCAAGCTCCACTGTGGAAATGCCTATTTATGTCGGAATTATTTCCTGTTTCTCCTTGGACAGATGCTGCTCGAAAGATACAAATTGAACCAGTACAATAGATGAGAAGAAAAAATTGAAGCAAATCAGTTTCGAATTTGACAAAACCAAATTTAAACACACTTTAAAACAATAATCAAGCTTCTCAgagtaaaaacaaaaacattttcaatttgcacagatattattttttcatctgGTTAATAAAAGTTTTGATGAACAAGCATTACCCTCCAAACCGCTCGCTAACTCAATCCAAGCCCCGTCAAGTTCGTCCTTTGCCGTGCTTAAAAATTCCATAAAtaagtttaaataaataaaggTTAATCAAACTTAATCCTCACATCACACAGCACCACAGCAGAAGAAGAGTGGTTCGGTAGCCACTCTGTTCGCACAAATGGGGCCTGAATCCGGAAGATATACCGTAAAAAGGTTAGCAAGGTTCAGGAGCGTGGGGCGAAGGAGAAAGTGCCCGACGAGCGACGTCGAAGAGAAATACGGAAGCGGAAATACGCCAGCGAGAACGCACCCACCAAACGTTTtcctttaaattgaattttccacgACAGACGTTCTAAGCGATTCCTGATGCCTGTGCTCTTGAGTGCCGGTGGACTCAACGAAGCCTAATCGTAGACACTGCTGCAAAGTGGGTGTGTATTTGTGGAAGTGTATTTATAGAAGGTGAAAGTGTAGCAGTGCTGGTAGGAAGTGGTTTCTTTTGGGCAGAGGTCCTTAGGTCGGAATTGAAGAACAATTTTTTATGAGCTAATGAgtttaatttatcatttttataataaatcaaaaaataaattaaaacattcatCTCATGTTATTAACTTTTAACagttaattaacattttttgcacCGACCAacaaattgcatgcaatttttgtttGTCTTGGAGGTGGTTtggtggttagcgtggtagcctcttacCCCAGCAGGCCCGTGTTCTATCTCAGATGgatccggtggcattttttgagactagatttgcctgaccacgccttctatcggatggggaagtaaaacgtcagtCCATTtacgtaaaagaggttttgggtgactcaccacacataacctacggacgtctagaaatgagcagaatcttgcaacagagaccacaaaagaccggttgatcgttaaagtggattgctttgcttttttatgtttctgaggaccccaaacttcatgcttttcCTCCATTTGAACCAgcgcagattttttttgtcaacttGTGTAAGCCAGTGTAGTCTATTATCGAACGCTTCAAAGAGTAATATATATGAAACGATCAACTGATCATAATTTTGTGATCATTATCTGATCGACTGTTCTTGTTTACCTTCATTAGCGTTCATTAATCGACAGATGGAATAATATTGAAATATAGTAGACtatctcgttgtcgatattgaagggatcgccgagagcgggaggtatcaaataatagaacgaaaaatcaaagcatgctccTTGAAaggaatgaaatttttaatgacAGCTNNNNNNNNNNNNNNNNNNNNNNNNNNNNNNNNNNNNNNNNNNNNNNNNNNNNNNNNNNNNNNNNNNNNNNNNNNNNNNNNNNNNNNNNNNNNNNNNNNNNATTAGTTTTcccccaaagaagctatttttagGAGCGAACCAGATACGAATACTACGAGTGGTAATAGGTGTTGGAAGAAGATCGGAAAAGATCGCGACATGATGTAGAGAATCTGGCAGATTTGGACTTATCATCTTTAAGATTTCGTGAACTTTTTTAGTCAAATAACGCTTATGATTTAATGACCACAAACAAAAGAACTGGACGAGATCTTGATTGGAGAAATGGCACTGCAACCTTCTTAACAATGGTATACAATGTAGCTGACCAAGGGATATGGAAGACAACACTTTTTTTGTTCAACTTCCACTAAATTATCGATGGTCTTCGGAGATCATTATCAAGCCCtacaccgccgccgccgccggagGTTGCAGCCATCGACCTCGAGCGTGTCCCAGTAGATCGTTTTGGgcaccgtcatcatcatcatcaccatggGCGCAGGGCAAAACAGGTTTTCGAAAGGAACCGTAATCTACACATAACTATTTAATTGTGGCCTCCTGTCCGGGGCTCGGCCCGCCAGTACAACAGAGGAGTCGATACTAAAAGCCTTGTCAGCAAACAAcaacgagagaaaaaaaacgcgctcttcccagagcagcagcagtggcCGCCGCACATATTTTTGTGTAAAGTTGCCCCGAACCTGACCAAAGTCGCACTTACTATATACGGCCATCAGGAAAACCGGCTGGCCTGGCTGGCTGGCTTGGCTTGGCAGCATAAAAATGGGAAAAACTTCTTCTCTCTGCGTCTGAATCGATAATGTTGCAACAATCGCAAACTGCCTGGGCTGTGACCAACTTGGCAGCTCTGAAACATGAGTTAATGCACACGGTCTGGTGGCCGCAAAATATATCGCTgtccagcagcagcggcagaagTATTGATTAACGGGTTGACACGCTGGAGGGACATCTGGAAAAGTTTGATGGCGATAATGGGTTGTTCTGGAAactgtaatttgaaaaattggatAATCGTCACTGCAGGATGATGAAATAGCAACATTTCGGTAAATTTAGCGTTGATTTACATCATACGCTTCACATTCCTTTGTATTATTCACATTccagtaaatattttttactttctctCAAATTGTTATCGAATTCTGACTGTAAGGGGAGAGGGGGTTTTATGCATCCCTGGGGCAAATTGGACCACCTGTGTTTCCCTAAATGAACTTGTTCTTTCATAGAAGGACAATGCAGTTGTGTTAGGGGAAATAATAAAGctattttttgcatggacgtcagtattttttaaacatgaatttTAGATACATGGTAAAACAAGGTAAAACAAGGTTGCCAGGTTTCATATAAATCtggaacatttttcaagtttcagACAGAATAAAGATTAATAATTATCTGTGCAAGATCTTGACAGaatttgacagatttttcagattctgCGATTTTGAACATCTTTGTGATTAACATGGAcgatttaaacttaaaaaatccgCGATTTTAGTAAGTAAtcatttcaatgattttgaatgatttttgtcattttagtgaaagttcaatttcaaattttttcatgCTGCTGAATCAATTATACCgtctgaattctacaaacttttgaattcaTTCATATCCTAATAAGTGTTCGATTGTCTTCTACCACAATTTTCCAAATAATCGAACTTAGGATAAACGACGCatagtgggcgaaatggaacccaaaatcggacttaattgaacgcggctggttccctggtatgaaaaacaGTGTTtcctaaaagtaaaaaaatccggaaaatcgattggtgatggtttcatccactgCACGAAACaacaaagggtccattttgccccaattcatattttttttttacattttttcttgaaaatcggcctGTATTtcgagcggaggctttatgcggccatccaaaatgcacttaacttatgtgaaaatgtcccaggaatccattaaaaatcaccacttgcatcgcaaaaatcatctaattTCGCtattaaagcatttttggccgttttcaaatgatgggtcagattttaaaaatctgaaaaaaaaattatcggagagatcagaaa
This is a stretch of genomic DNA from Culex pipiens pallens isolate TS chromosome 1, TS_CPP_V2, whole genome shotgun sequence. It encodes these proteins:
- the LOC120431709 gene encoding uncharacterized protein LOC120431709 isoform X2, whose protein sequence is MMRSSLPWSRWPGHVVAAAVLCCCICVLLPLVQGLDGQEIDLEFANHGRDTAVATADKVVSDSKHADVATRRKPTESWVVRRRDKPNKSSSKKFVETDWVEDSQQYGKSKKSIYDKKYFDYLPAELKDSPETSADVPLSKRTNSRRIRRGAESTEDADESRRSKRHGWYVQPVASYSYTVPQMVYSVGSWPPVVSQQYPTVYQQQPSLPFGPTYGNRGPFTTPATVDRTYLPPTTTRRPNSTPPDRTYLPVPTPSPNGEGPVDGGLGNRFNFENNPDRFVFDVVYDNNRVNYNLMPRPQQGRIPPTTRRPQASFRPETATVGDPGRTTTTPRPSIQHNSDDDYDWSSLGLDSDRAGGDDSNNDVSGSGTGNQNRKKPSKCTWAIANCCSHNSDRIRYYCFEQNQCYGAFWGENVCRRYFQAALKEIETYYDI
- the LOC120431709 gene encoding uncharacterized protein LOC120431709 isoform X1: MMRSSLPWSRWPGHVVAAAVLCCCICVLLPLVQGLDGQEIDLEFANHGRDTAVATADKVVSDSKHADVATRRKPTESWVVRRRDKPNKSSSKKFVETDWVEDSQQYGKSKKSIYDKKYFDYLPAELKDSPETSADVPLSKRTNSRRIRRGAESTEDADESRRSKRHGWYVQPVASYSYTVPQMVYSVGSWPPVVSQQYPTVYQQQPSLPFGPTYGNRGPFTTPATVDRTYLPPTTTRRPNSTPPDRTYLPVPTPSPNGEGPVDGGLGNRFNFENNPDRFVFDVVYDNNRVNYNLMPRPQQGRIPPTTRRPQASFRPETATVGDPGRTTTTPRPSIQHNSDDDYDWSSLGLDSDIGNRLGAGGDDSNNDVSGSGTGNQNRKKPSKCTWAIANCCSHNSDRIRYYCFEQNQCYGAFWGENVCRRYFQAALKEIETYYDI